TGTGTTGTCACTGTCCCTCTGGTTTGCTTTGCTCGATCTTCTGCTTGACTCCTGCACACTTCAGCATGAGCTCAGTGTGACGTCTCTTCAACATCTCTAGTCTCTGCTGCAGGAATTCGGAGGTGTCTACCTTCTTCTCAAAGTCCTGCAGCAGTGTGGTGTTTCCCAGCAGGCCACAGCGCTGCTGCAGCTTCAGGTTGTCTGCACGCAGTCCGTCACGAGCCTGACGAGTACGTGTCAGTACTTCACGTTTAAGAGCCACCAATGCATCTGTCTTCATCAGTTGAGAGTGCTTGACCTTATTCTCCATCTGCATGAAATGCAGCTTCTCTTTCACATGGGAAATGCCCTGAAGTTGTGGgacaaaaaatgtgtaaaaacacaaTTTTGAAGTCAATATAGGTAGTTACTTGTTCacgactcgtgaacgagtcattatctggctcagctcggtgttcatcttcagttctctcttcacaacagttcagtcagtgtactgtttgagtacatgtattactccgggatattgagtttgttttaactcagagggagtgtcagccaaatttaaaaagttaacagctcaagtcctttgtggattaatgtttatTGGAGACCTGAACCGttcaaaatgattcagttcgatttggtgaactggttcaaaaagatccggttacatcgaatgattcgttcgcaaaccggatatcacaaactgctttgttttgaactctctctcacaacagacacggaagagaagacaatgctgaataaagtcgtagtttttgctatttttgaaccaaaatgtattttcgatgcttcaacaaattctaactgaccctctgatgtcacatggactactttgatgatgtttttcttacctttctggacatggacagtataccgtacacacagcttcaatggagggactgagagctctcggactaaatctaaaatatcttaaactttgttccgaagataaacggaggtctcacgggtttggaacaacatgagggtaagttattaatgatataattttgatttttgggtgaactatccctttaagaccaatacaaagaaaggatttttagaaatcttggccaactaaaaagtatgaaaatgaaaagtatgagcatgtagtacagcactcaatacttagttggggctccttttgccttaattactgcagcaatgcggcatggcatggagtcgatcagtctgtggcactgctcaggtgttatgagagcccaggttgctctgatagtggccttcagctcttctgcgttgttgggtctggcatatcacatcttcctcttcacaataccccatagattttctattgggttaaggtcaggcgagtttgctggccaattaagaacggggataccatggtccttaaaccaggtactggaagctttggcactgtgtgctggggccaagtcctgttggaaaatgaaatctgcatctccataacgttggtcagcagcaggaaacatgaagtgctctaaagcttcctggtatacggctgcgttgaccttggacctcagaaaacacagtggaccaacaccagcagatgacatggcaccgcaaaccatcactgactgtggaaactggATCTCAAGCattgtggattgtgtgcctctcctctcttcctccagactctgggaccctgatttccaaaggaaatgcaagatttactttcatcagagaacataactttggaccactcagcaacagtccagtcctttttgaagcgagacgcttctgacgctgtctgttgttcaacagTGGCTTGAcccaaggaatgtgacagctgaaacccatgtgtTGCATACGTCtctgtgtagtggttcttgaagcactgactccagctgcagtccactctttgtgaatctcccccacatttttgaatgggtttttcacaatcttctccagggtgtggttatccctattgcttgtacacttttttctttcacatcttttccttcccttcgcctctctattaatgtgcttggacacagagctctgtgaacagccagcctcttttgcattggccttttgtgtcttgccctccttgtgcaaggtgtcaatggtcgtctttgagacaactgtcaagtcagcagtctttcccatgattgtgtggcctacagaactagactgagagaccatttaaagctttgcaggtgttttgagttaattagcagattagagtgtggcaccaggtgtcttcaatattgaaccttttcacaatattttaattttctgagatactaaatttgggattctccttagttgtcagttataatcatcaaaattaaaagaaataaacgtttgaaatatatcagtctgtgtgtaatgaatgaatataatatacaagtttcactttttgaatggaattagttaaatcaactttttgatgatattctaattatatgaccagcacatgTATAATGAAAtagttataaattatatattataaacaattTTATAATACAGTTagataaaatatttgttattattaataataattatttcattatatttatatataatttatttttaacatttacatgCTTCCAATGACCCAAAAACACATCTCACTCCTGAAATGAGGTGGTgaatacacacatataaacactaaTGCACacaaattcattcattaattaaaagaaaaaatcgaATTTACCTGCACAGAGCAGGCGACCTTCCTTTTGAGCCTAAGTAGTTCCTCGCTGCGCTCCTTCAGCTTGTCTTTAAATGTCTGGTTCTCTGTTTTGAGCTGCTCAAAGTCCATCAGCAGCAAGCCATCAGCAAGTTCACGCTTGGATTTAAGTTCTGTCTCAAGCTGACATATTTTGTTCTTGAGCTTGATGTTGTTGAGACGCACAGATGCCAGCTTGTCTTCCTGCTTCAATTCGTCTGCCTGCAGCTTCTCCACCTTTGCCAGGGCTGCCTGTTTGCCCACCTTACCAGTCAGTGCAGTCATTGCAGCTTCATGTTTCAGTGCAGCTAGGGATCTCAGCTCATGCTCCACCTGCTTCAGTTTCTCTAAGCTCTGCTGGCGCAGCTCCTCTGTCCGCAGTTGGTGGAGCTCTGAGACACCGTGGTTCTGCACTTTTAGCTCCTCCATGAGATCCAGGTACTGTTGGTACTGCTCCTGGTCTGAGATATCTCGGTCCAGTCTGGGATGTTTATCACCTGCCTTCTTACTGAGGTATTCTGCTATTTTGTTCTGCAGCTGAGCGTTTATCTTGCTGAGTTTTTCACTCTCAGCCTGTAGTTCAGGTAGCAGGGCCACATATTCTGCAGTGTTGATGTTGAGGCCAGTCTTCTCTTCTTCTGCAGGCACCGTTGATTCATTCATAGGGCTGCTCCTCTCACTCTCTGGGTCAGGAGCTGGATGTCTATCCTCTTCGTCTTGCTCTTCCTCCTCAGTGTCCTCACGAGATAGAAGATCGTCGATGAAATGTCCTATTTCAGGACCCTCAGTGTCCTCCAAGGTCTCATTAATAAGGGGCTCTTCATCCTCTTCTTCTGTTATCATATGTTGCCCAAACTCAGTTTCAGATATCTGTGGTTCACTTGTCTCAACAATAGACATGTCTTCTGTCAGCTGTGAACCCTGCTTGaccattatatgaatataaatatacgcatggaatttttttcaaaatgtatactgtatatatgtgtgtatttatgtatacattataaatacttacaatatatttacatttacatttacatttaatcatttagcagacgcttttatccaaagcgacttacaaatgagaacaacagaagcagtcaggtcaacaagagaacaacaacagtatacaagtgccatgacaagtctcagttagtctagtatagagcgcattaggtttttttttttttttttttttttttttaattaaaaagacaagaaaaggaaaagtgctagtgttagttggttaagtgcaggcgaaaaagatgagtctttagatgtttcttgaaaatgagtaaagactcagctgtacgaattgagattgggaggtcattccaccagctggggacagtccaggaaaaggtccttgagagtgattttgaacttctttgggatggtaccacaaggcgtcgatcacttgcagagcgcaaacttctggagggcacataagatttaaccaatgagtttaggtaagttggtgccgtgccagtggtcgtcttgtaggctagcatcagtaccttgaatttgatgcgagcagctactggtagccagtgtaacctgatgaggagcggagtaacgtgagctttctttggctcattgaagacaaccctcgctgctgcattctgaatcaattgcagaggcttgacagtacatgcaggaaggcccgccaggagagcattacaatagtccagtctggagagaacaagagcttggacaagaagttgggttgcttgctctgacaggaagggtctaatcttcctaatgttgtataaggcaaacctgcaggaccgggtagttgtagcaatgtggtctgtgaagcttaactgatgatccatcacaactcctaggtttctagctgtcctcgaaggagtaatggttgatgagcccagctgtatagagaagttgtgatgaagcaatgggttagctggaatcaccaggagttctgtctttgtaaggttaagctgaaggtgatggtcattcatccagctagagatgtcactcagacaggctgaaatgtgagcagctaccgtcgggtcatctggttggaatgagaggtagagttgggtgtcatcagcgtagcagtgataagaaaagccatgcttctgaatgacagatcctaatgatgtcatgtagatggagaagagaagtggtccaagtactgagccttgaggaaccccagtagcaaggtggtgtgactttgaaacatcacccctccaagacacactgaaggatctgtcagagaggtaggacttaacccacaggagtgctgttccagagatgcccatctttctgagggtgaagAGACAAAAGTTttccacttttgaagccagattggttgctgtccaggaggttgttctgtacaaggaatatagaaaactggttgaacacagctcgctcaagtgtctttgcaataaatggaagaagggataccggtctgtagttttcaagaagcgctggatttagtgatggtttcttgagcagtgggcttacccgagcctgcttgaatgctgagggaaatgttccagagtgaagagaggagttgataacgtgagtaagcaaaggtatgactgaagaagagatcgcttgaaggaggtgagtggggatcggatcaagtggacaagtagtaggatgattggacaggagaagttcggagacgtccatctctgagagtggggagaaggaggagaaagagtgtgcatcggtcattgtgaagttgtcctcagtctgcggtgtggagaattggccgctgatggatctcgtcttatttgtgaagaaaactgcaaagtcgtccgctgtaagagtcgatggaggaggtggtggcggtggatcaagaagagaagagaaagtcttgaagagtgtccgagcgtcacaacagctgttaattttgttgtggtagtaggatgttttagccgtgaagacatttgcagagaaggaagagaggagagactgatacacactgaggtctgtagagtttcttgatttctgccatttcctctctgcagccctgagtttagagtgatgttcacggagaacctcagacagccagggggcagatggggcagtgcgtgctggtctagacaacagtgggcagaagttgtccaagcaagatgttaaagtggagcaaagagtgtccgtagcgctgttcgtgtccagagcagagaactgagagagtgcaggaagtgaggatgaaaccacagaagataggcgagatggagagagtgagcgtaggttccgtcgaaaggtgacctgcgttggagtgtgaggcacttcaggagtaagtgctaggttagcagtaatgaggaagtggtctgaggtgtgcagtggagcaactgaagagttgtccacagagcaacagcgcgtgtagatgaggtccagttggttgcctgatttgtgagtcactgtagtagacactagcttgagatcaaatgaggcgagcagagttttgaagtcagcagcctggggtttatctaggtggatgttgaagtcaccaagcagtaccagaggagtaccatcttcaggaaagtttgatagcagcacatccaactcctccaagaagtttcccaattgacctgggggacgataaatgaccacaaaatggattttaacagggtgggttacagtaatggcatgtgattcaaatgaaccagtacctgtaggtgatggctgaagatcaaatttccattcttttgatataaggagacctgttcctccacccctcccagtggtacgaggagtgtgggaacaagtgaaattagtggagagggctgcaggggtggcagtatcttcaggtttgatccaagtctctgtcagtgccatgaggttgagaccggaatgagtagcaagagaagaaatgaagtctgctttgttaactgcagactggcagttccagagaccaactggaatagagagcgtagtagtagaggtcagagggacaggccgtaggtttgtcagacaggccttcctgcgacgtccgtagcgtgctctccgagtgttagtagtgatagtagagatctgaaagcacatagtgactacaggtgtaagatatttgagaacaaggtatacaaaaagtaaagaaaggggggggaagcaatactcaagtgccctgtcggtgtccttgctcggtggagtcgtgcaggtagagtcgatcgtctttacactcgtccgtcttcacacgaggagggctcacacgagggctgccgcgaccgctgccgcggtgaaacttagcgcttttgtattagcctgattacctgtgattgaagtcagctggccacgcctcactatttagcagatcgaaaccaggcagtcccgcgataggcaaacgcaaaaccaagcgccactgtcagcacgtattaaccagggtaagacacacacaatttaaaccaaaaaactttcctagcaatgacgatcccacactagtctgaagagaaaacaaggcaaaacactcacaagctgctgtccttctctgtagctcgactgtttcttcgaTATATATCACAATGAATCATGATGTTAAAAAAtcgtcacaattaaaagaaccaaagacttaaactacttcagtctgtgtgcattaaatttatttaatacatgagtttcacaatttgagttgaattactggaataaatgaacttttccacgacattgtaatttattgagtGTTAATGTTGGCTGTTTTCATTATAATCTGATTATTCATCACCCtcaattttttattctttttatatctGGAGGACACATACCAGgagcattaaaggggtcatacgatgttgctaaaataacattatttggtttAATTCAATGCGTTTATggggtttaaggtaaaaaaaaaaaaagatctacatactgtacattattgttgctcctctatgccccaactttctgaaacatgtcgatttttacaaagctcattggtctgaaaagcaagttgtatgctgattggccagctatccagtgcattgtgactggCTGAATGCCCCAagagtgtgatggaaatgttacgccctgTAGCATTTGAATGCAATCAAAATGTTTGATCAGTTTTTAGGCACTTTAAACTTTCCCTCCTCCCTTGTTATAACTAAATTACAGGTGCAATTACAGATGCATGTCTAAAGTCCACCTGTGCTTCAAAGAGCATTATCACCTCTACTATCTTCTCCAACGCCAGCAGGGGCAGTCATCAACTTTCTCTTTGAGCTTCAAATAGATTCCAGAGAGAAAGGAACAATTCCCCCATCCCCACGAGGAGCTACTAACTGTGGCAAATACATACTCAAAAGCCACAATACACATAGGAAAGGACACTGACATTGACTTTATTCACAATCAAACAGTTTCAAAATGTATATAGTGTATTCCTGTGTTGTATGCATGTTCCTAGGCTATAGTAACTTAGTTATAATTCTGTAATACTGTAGTGATACTCCAATTACTTGGTTCTAGACATATGAATTTATCACTGCCTTTATGTTTTCCAAACCCTGGCATGTAAAGTATCAAAATCTTATGATTCCTTGATTAATGGTGTATATT
The genomic region above belongs to Carassius carassius chromosome 3, fCarCar2.1, whole genome shotgun sequence and contains:
- the LOC132114601 gene encoding coiled-coil domain-containing protein 96-like, giving the protein MSIVETSEPQISETEFGQHMITEEEDEEPLINETLEDTEGPEIGHFIDDLLSREDTEEEEQDEEDRHPAPDPESERSSPMNESTVPAEEEKTGLNINTAEYVALLPELQAESEKLSKINAQLQNKIAEYLSKKAGDKHPRLDRDISDQEQYQQYLDLMEELKVQNHGVSELHQLRTEELRQQSLEKLKQVEHELRSLAALKHEAAMTALTGKVGKQAALAKVEKLQADELKQEDKLASVRLNNIKLKNKICQLETELKSKRELADGLLLMDFEQLKTENQTFKDKLKERSEELLRLKRKVACSVQGISHVKEKLHFMQMENKVKHSQLMKTDALVALKREVLTRTRQARDGLRADNLKLQQRCGLLGNTTLLQDFEKKVDTSEFLQQRLEMLKRRHTELMLKCAGVKQKIEQSKPEGQ